A single window of Thermovenabulum gondwanense DNA harbors:
- a CDS encoding adenine phosphoribosyltransferase, translating into MSPEQLKEKIRIIMDFPKKGISFKDITTLLKDGEAFKAAIKGLAELVKEKDFDLIAGPEARGFIIGAPLAFELGKGFIPARKKGKLPGETIKAEYKLEYGTDILEMHKDAILEGQKVLVVDDLLATGGTIFTTIELVEKLGGKVVGVAFLIELTELNGRENLKGYDVFSLIQY; encoded by the coding sequence ATGTCACCGGAACAGTTAAAGGAAAAAATAAGGATAATCATGGATTTCCCAAAAAAAGGTATAAGCTTCAAAGATATTACAACTTTACTAAAAGATGGAGAAGCATTCAAAGCTGCAATAAAGGGCCTTGCTGAACTTGTCAAAGAAAAAGATTTTGATTTAATTGCAGGACCGGAAGCCAGGGGATTTATTATAGGTGCACCATTAGCCTTTGAATTAGGGAAAGGCTTTATTCCTGCAAGGAAAAAAGGAAAGCTACCGGGAGAAACCATAAAAGCCGAATATAAGCTTGAATACGGTACCGACATTTTAGAGATGCATAAGGATGCAATTTTGGAAGGGCAAAAAGTACTTGTAGTTGACGATTTGCTGGCAACAGGTGGAACAATTTTTACTACAATAGAATTGGTAGAAAAATTAGGAGGAAAAGTGGTCGGAGTTGCATTTTTGATCGAGCTTACCGAATTAAATGGCAGGGAAAATCTAAAGGGTTATGATGTATTTTCTCTAATACAATACTAA
- the recJ gene encoding single-stranded-DNA-specific exonuclease RecJ gives MIDGNYLWDIKEESFVINGELKLHPVILKILSKRGIKTQEDIRKFLEPKFEDLYNPLLLLDMDKAIERINKAILKGESITIFGDYDVDGITGTAILYKGLKKKGAFVDYYIPARHDEGYGLNVIAIEKLAKKGTKLIITVDNGIACFDEVKMALNLGIDVIIFDHHETQGILPPAHAVVDPKRPDSNYPFKELSGAGVAFKFLQAFLNEEDLVKYLDVVAIGTIADLVPLQDENRIIVKLGLEVLKKTENIGLKALLDIAGCTSEKIDAEKISYLIAPRLNAAGRMADAAIAVELLITEDKERAEVLAKELNNHNKARQAIESKIFKEAEDNITKIGIDKQNVIVVDGCDWHEGVIGIVASKITQNYCKPAVVISKEGEFSKGSCRSIPGFNIFQALSKISYLFEKYGGHEQAAGFTIKSDNLDLFKRKINEIAGEMNIKEYIPVLSIDLDLKGSEIDINLAKELSLLEPFGFGNPKPVFSCRNLLVESVKTVGNGEKHLKIEFVKRGNRYTGIGYNYGSYKEKLIMAPFLDVAFYLEINVWGGREELQLKIKDLKIPYLKDSILKKIEAGYYREFFSLDFKNIIDEQMDSTLNIKNNVNIVSAIKNKRKFVEEISRNGNVLVHFHTPYQAWRFINYFTKKERNKGKIKILFNLNNGSQSPVFGDSNFVVLYINPIFDNKIVRHYIKSNSINFVVFYDPPFSISQYEREVVIANDIPVFIIFNKEDLRYNYMVLENILINDKSIITAFLYYCRENFAKINSNYYEEPLKDFLINFNNRLEEKLEIPQMLYMLNILKESHIIDFSIEENNIFLKNLGLQNKKCQVIGTGMQKKLFNLKKDLIDFYNNFTIF, from the coding sequence ATGATTGACGGCAATTACTTATGGGATATAAAAGAGGAGAGTTTTGTAATTAACGGTGAATTAAAACTTCATCCCGTTATCTTAAAAATATTATCAAAACGCGGCATTAAAACACAGGAAGATATAAGGAAATTCCTAGAACCAAAATTTGAAGATTTGTATAATCCTTTACTTTTGTTAGATATGGATAAAGCTATTGAACGAATAAACAAAGCAATATTAAAAGGAGAAAGTATAACAATTTTTGGAGATTACGATGTAGATGGAATTACAGGCACGGCAATACTATACAAAGGTTTGAAGAAAAAAGGAGCTTTTGTTGATTACTATATACCTGCAAGGCATGATGAAGGATACGGTTTAAATGTAATTGCCATTGAAAAATTGGCAAAAAAAGGTACTAAGCTCATAATAACGGTGGACAACGGAATTGCTTGTTTTGATGAAGTTAAAATGGCTTTAAATCTGGGAATCGATGTAATTATATTTGATCATCATGAAACTCAGGGAATACTACCTCCTGCACATGCCGTGGTGGACCCCAAGAGACCTGATTCAAATTATCCTTTCAAAGAGTTATCGGGTGCGGGGGTCGCTTTTAAATTTTTACAGGCCTTTTTAAATGAAGAAGATTTAGTAAAATACTTGGATGTAGTGGCTATTGGAACTATTGCTGACCTGGTGCCGCTGCAGGATGAAAATAGAATAATTGTTAAACTTGGTTTGGAGGTTTTAAAAAAAACTGAAAATATAGGATTGAAAGCTCTATTGGATATAGCGGGTTGCACTTCAGAAAAAATTGATGCGGAAAAAATAAGCTATCTAATAGCTCCAAGGTTAAATGCAGCAGGAAGGATGGCTGATGCGGCAATTGCGGTAGAGCTTTTAATAACCGAAGATAAAGAAAGGGCAGAAGTGCTGGCTAAGGAACTAAATAATCATAATAAAGCAAGGCAAGCCATAGAAAGTAAAATATTTAAAGAAGCAGAAGATAATATAACAAAAATAGGAATTGACAAGCAAAATGTAATAGTGGTGGATGGTTGCGATTGGCATGAGGGTGTAATTGGAATTGTAGCATCTAAAATTACTCAAAATTATTGCAAACCGGCAGTGGTAATATCAAAAGAAGGAGAGTTCTCTAAAGGATCCTGTAGAAGTATTCCCGGCTTTAATATCTTTCAGGCCTTAAGCAAAATTTCATATCTTTTCGAAAAATATGGTGGACATGAGCAGGCTGCTGGTTTTACAATTAAAAGTGACAATTTGGATTTATTCAAAAGGAAAATTAATGAAATAGCCGGGGAAATGAATATTAAGGAATATATTCCCGTATTATCTATTGATTTGGATCTTAAAGGCTCAGAAATAGATATTAATTTAGCAAAAGAATTATCACTTTTAGAACCTTTCGGCTTTGGAAATCCAAAACCGGTATTTTCCTGCAGAAACCTTTTGGTTGAAAGTGTTAAAACCGTGGGCAACGGCGAAAAGCATTTAAAAATAGAATTTGTTAAAAGAGGCAATAGATATACCGGTATCGGGTACAATTACGGGAGTTATAAAGAAAAATTGATAATGGCTCCTTTTCTTGATGTGGCTTTTTACTTAGAAATAAATGTTTGGGGAGGGAGGGAGGAACTTCAGCTAAAAATAAAAGATTTGAAAATTCCCTATTTAAAAGATTCAATTTTAAAGAAAATAGAAGCGGGATATTACAGGGAATTTTTTAGTTTGGATTTTAAAAACATAATTGATGAACAAATGGATAGCACTTTAAATATTAAAAACAATGTAAATATAGTATCTGCTATAAAAAATAAGAGAAAATTTGTAGAGGAAATTTCCAGAAATGGGAATGTTTTAGTTCATTTTCATACACCCTATCAGGCGTGGAGATTTATTAATTATTTTACAAAAAAGGAAAGAAATAAGGGTAAAATAAAAATACTTTTTAATTTAAATAACGGGTCACAAAGCCCGGTTTTTGGTGATTCAAATTTTGTTGTTCTTTATATTAATCCGATATTTGATAATAAAATAGTTCGTCATTACATAAAGTCCAACAGTATAAACTTTGTGGTTTTTTATGATCCACCTTTTTCAATTTCTCAGTATGAAAGGGAAGTAGTTATTGCCAATGATATTCCGGTATTCATTATTTTTAATAAAGAAGATTTAAGATATAATTATATGGTTCTTGAAAATATCCTGATTAATGATAAAAGTATTATAACTGCTTTTTTATATTATTGCAGGGAGAATTTCGCAAAAATAAATTCTAATTATTATGAAGAACCATTAAAAGATTTCCTGATTAATTTTAATAACAGGCTGGAGGAGAAGTTAGAAATACCACAAATGCTATATATGTTAAATATTTTAAAAGAATCCCATATAATTGATTTTAGTATTGAAGAAAACAATATTTTTTTAAAAAACCTTGGTTTACAAAACAAAAAATGCCAGGTAATAGGGACCGGCATGCAAAAAAAATTATTTAATTTAAAAAAGGATTTAATTGATTTTTATAATAACTTTACAATTTTTTAA
- a CDS encoding vWA domain-containing protein codes for MNPLSMKLIDEFNKGNGVRIGETCCASKRVHVISPEKPQVIKVIKNQDAGVIFYKREKENEIIHLDIFHELKEVNVKMLAKCLIELLLKKNKGDIMNYIDVQTGTGGGRLTGSLDYGQTETLKKNHLNHVHLALMLKDEDLDLLIEIVRAVENFLTGQKVEIRKIEKVVNEVGNSPVDLSPYMSVTDSFLKGKERRGESYRENFENAVEMMEFLGSLKELEEILENLSSGGENLNLLKKKYADVESIIEKLKNSNFIEKSEKGITLSRKGEEFKKFIIENYKELELILKRLIKNIKITRGGVSAKKHFELRKKGISFSSKINKGDWMEEIDIPETIKNAMVRSFQQKQKFYIEPKDIILNKRLGEKEQDICLIIDASASMNGNRLRSAKFLAKHILLTAKKRVAVLAFQDKEVKLYVPYTKNFTNLDTGLSSMISSGLTPLALAIEKGFEYMNAKKLKNPLMILITDGIPTVPLWSNDPLKDSINAAEKISKKKIDFFCIGLQPNKDCLSKITKAAKGKLYVVEELRKDDLLYALVKSGKIIK; via the coding sequence GTGAACCCCCTTTCCATGAAATTAATTGATGAATTTAATAAGGGAAATGGAGTAAGGATAGGAGAGACCTGTTGTGCCAGTAAAAGGGTCCACGTTATTTCTCCGGAAAAACCTCAGGTGATAAAAGTAATAAAAAACCAGGATGCTGGTGTTATTTTTTACAAAAGGGAAAAGGAAAATGAAATAATTCATTTAGATATATTTCATGAGTTAAAAGAAGTAAATGTAAAAATGCTGGCAAAATGTCTTATTGAGCTATTATTAAAAAAGAACAAAGGAGATATTATGAATTATATAGATGTTCAAACGGGCACCGGAGGAGGTAGATTGACGGGTAGCTTGGATTATGGACAAACCGAGACTTTAAAAAAGAACCATTTGAATCACGTGCATCTGGCCTTAATGTTAAAGGATGAAGACCTGGATTTGTTGATTGAAATAGTAAGAGCTGTTGAAAATTTTCTTACCGGTCAAAAAGTTGAGATCCGGAAGATAGAAAAAGTTGTAAATGAGGTTGGAAATTCACCGGTAGACCTTTCTCCATACATGTCTGTAACCGATTCCTTTTTAAAAGGAAAAGAAAGAAGGGGAGAAAGTTATAGAGAAAATTTTGAAAATGCGGTAGAAATGATGGAATTTTTGGGGAGTTTAAAGGAATTAGAAGAAATTCTTGAAAACCTGAGTTCAGGAGGGGAAAACTTAAATTTACTTAAAAAAAAGTATGCTGATGTGGAATCAATTATAGAGAAACTCAAAAATAGTAATTTTATAGAAAAGAGCGAAAAAGGTATTACACTTAGCCGAAAAGGAGAGGAATTCAAGAAATTTATTATAGAAAATTACAAAGAGCTGGAGTTAATACTGAAAAGACTCATAAAAAATATAAAAATTACACGGGGAGGCGTTTCCGCGAAAAAACATTTTGAACTTAGGAAAAAAGGGATATCTTTTTCTTCAAAAATTAATAAAGGAGATTGGATGGAAGAAATAGATATTCCGGAGACTATTAAAAATGCAATGGTAAGAAGCTTTCAACAAAAACAGAAATTTTATATAGAACCAAAAGATATAATTTTAAACAAAAGATTGGGAGAAAAGGAACAGGATATTTGCTTAATAATTGATGCCAGTGCAAGCATGAATGGAAATCGGTTAAGGAGTGCAAAATTTCTTGCAAAACATATATTATTAACTGCTAAAAAGAGAGTAGCGGTTCTGGCGTTTCAGGATAAAGAAGTAAAGCTTTATGTGCCCTATACTAAAAATTTTACAAACCTGGATACCGGTTTATCCAGCATGATATCTTCCGGCCTTACACCTCTTGCTCTTGCGATTGAAAAAGGCTTCGAGTATATGAATGCAAAAAAACTAAAAAATCCCTTGATGATTTTGATTACCGATGGAATCCCAACCGTACCTTTATGGTCAAATGACCCATTAAAAGATTCAATAAATGCTGCAGAAAAGATATCTAAAAAGAAAATCGATTTTTTTTGCATAGGATTGCAGCCAAACAAAGATTGTCTATCTAAAATTACAAAGGCTGCTAAGGGTAAACTATATGTCGTAGAAGAATTAAGAAAAGATGATCTTTTATATGCTTTGGTTAAAAGTGGAAAAATAATTAAGTAA
- a CDS encoding magnesium chelatase, protein MKTYSQIVVHDGNKNLIDILDISVLSTFTGNPIHVHAEGLRGTGKTTIIRAYKSILPFIERIKGCEFNCDPRAPHCPAHKNLNMEEIDKLGVEKIRMPFVEISASAKKGTVVGSIDLEKLTSKDDPRAALLLGTIPKANRGILFIDEINRIADISPEIADILLDVMGTKPGRIQIEEVGLPTVEIPVNVTVWAASNPDEEPGPLEDVRKQLSDRFDFVVYVDKPHGAEVVKSILEGKIKDNGLSEIFKKNLYIESRKRIEKFQIPEEIKDALALCYVNFNLESIRGLESVINGLKMLSALYDRDVNPKDVTFLARYALKHRTSEKNVFEIIKFIENTLTMNRIKRDEAEVAYFQKNKADESEKINKKIAGNNKSIIFDRFKFLRWPFLSKKYKTMGSNNNPADVEIKAPPQKAKKIDEINEQELIKTEEELK, encoded by the coding sequence ATGAAAACATATTCTCAAATAGTTGTGCATGATGGAAATAAAAACTTAATAGATATATTGGATATTTCTGTCTTATCCACATTTACAGGAAATCCAATTCATGTACATGCAGAGGGATTAAGGGGAACGGGCAAAACCACCATAATTAGGGCCTATAAAAGCATTCTTCCTTTTATTGAAAGGATAAAAGGATGTGAGTTTAACTGCGATCCAAGAGCACCCCATTGTCCGGCACATAAAAATTTAAATATGGAAGAAATCGATAAATTAGGAGTAGAAAAAATTAGGATGCCATTTGTAGAAATCTCCGCTTCGGCAAAGAAAGGTACTGTGGTAGGGAGCATCGACCTTGAAAAGTTAACATCAAAGGATGACCCAAGAGCTGCCTTGCTTTTAGGAACTATTCCCAAGGCAAATAGGGGCATATTATTCATAGATGAGATAAACCGGATTGCTGATATTTCTCCTGAAATTGCTGATATACTGCTGGATGTAATGGGTACAAAACCCGGAAGAATACAAATCGAAGAAGTAGGATTACCTACTGTTGAGATACCTGTAAATGTTACGGTTTGGGCTGCTTCCAATCCGGACGAAGAACCTGGGCCTTTGGAGGATGTTAGAAAACAGCTTTCTGACAGGTTTGATTTTGTAGTTTATGTAGATAAACCTCATGGAGCTGAAGTTGTAAAATCCATACTTGAAGGAAAAATAAAAGACAATGGCTTATCGGAAATATTCAAAAAGAACTTATATATTGAATCTCGGAAACGAATAGAAAAGTTTCAGATTCCTGAGGAAATAAAAGATGCTTTAGCGTTATGCTATGTCAATTTTAATCTTGAAAGTATTAGGGGACTTGAATCCGTAATAAATGGATTAAAAATGCTTTCTGCTTTATATGATAGGGATGTTAATCCAAAAGATGTTACCTTTCTTGCAAGGTATGCGTTAAAGCACAGAACCAGTGAAAAAAATGTATTTGAAATAATCAAGTTTATAGAGAATACCCTGACAATGAACAGGATTAAAAGAGATGAAGCAGAAGTTGCATATTTTCAAAAAAACAAAGCAGATGAATCTGAAAAAATAAATAAAAAAATCGCCGGAAATAATAAAAGCATTATTTTTGATAGGTTTAAGTTTTTGAGATGGCCTTTTTTGTCAAAAAAATACAAAACCATGGGCAGTAATAATAATCCTGCTGATGTAGAAATAAAAGCACCTCCTCAAAAAGCAAAAAAAATAGATGAAATTAATGAACAAGAATTAATAAAAACCGAGGAGGAACTAAAGTGA
- a CDS encoding phasin family protein, with amino-acid sequence MLKDLLTTGLYAGIGLVALTKEKAEEIIQELVKKGEVSKEEGKDLLKTLVDRIEQEKKKLQQKIDEQIEIAIKNMNLVRKQEIEELKIKIEELERKIDELKKEV; translated from the coding sequence ATGTTAAAAGACCTTTTAACTACGGGGCTTTATGCGGGTATCGGGCTTGTTGCTTTAACCAAAGAAAAGGCTGAAGAAATTATTCAGGAACTGGTTAAAAAAGGAGAAGTCTCGAAGGAAGAAGGCAAAGATCTTTTAAAAACCCTTGTGGACAGAATAGAACAGGAAAAAAAGAAATTGCAGCAGAAAATAGATGAACAAATAGAAATTGCAATTAAGAATATGAATCTGGTGAGGAAACAGGAGATAGAAGAATTAAAGATTAAAATCGAAGAGTTAGAAAGAAAAATTGACGAGTTAAAAAAAGAGGTATAA
- the secF gene encoding protein translocase subunit SecF: protein MKIYKIMERKYIWFFISLAIIFAGLISAAINGLNWGIDFTGGTILHYNMGQTYELSEVRKTLTDLNIKDFEAKKAGDDGNELIIRTVVLSKDEQSKITESLKNKFSKIELIRAEKVDAVIGSELRKQAIVALIIANILMLAYISFRFQFISGIAAVLALIHDVLIVISWYALFRVPIDSSVIAVILTVVGYSINDTIVVFDRIRENLKNAKKVSFNEIANISIAQTLARSINTSLTTLLTIIALNLFGGETIKDFTMALIIGIVSGTYSSIFIASPLWSIWRKDAKTA from the coding sequence GTGAAAATATATAAAATAATGGAACGAAAATATATATGGTTTTTCATTTCACTGGCGATAATATTTGCAGGATTAATTTCCGCGGCAATTAATGGTTTAAACTGGGGTATTGATTTTACCGGAGGTACGATTTTGCATTATAATATGGGGCAGACTTATGAACTTTCTGAAGTAAGAAAAACGCTAACCGATCTGAATATTAAAGATTTTGAAGCAAAGAAAGCTGGAGACGATGGAAATGAGTTGATAATTCGAACAGTGGTTTTATCCAAGGATGAGCAATCAAAAATAACTGAGAGCTTGAAGAATAAATTTTCGAAAATTGAATTGATAAGGGCGGAAAAGGTTGATGCGGTTATCGGCAGCGAATTAAGAAAACAGGCAATAGTTGCCTTAATCATCGCAAATATTTTGATGCTGGCTTATATTTCTTTTCGATTTCAGTTTATATCTGGAATCGCAGCCGTACTGGCGTTAATACACGATGTGCTTATTGTTATAAGCTGGTATGCACTTTTTAGGGTTCCCATTGATAGTTCCGTTATAGCGGTAATACTAACGGTAGTGGGTTATTCAATTAATGATACTATTGTAGTTTTTGATAGAATAAGGGAAAATTTAAAAAACGCAAAAAAAGTATCTTTCAACGAAATTGCAAATATAAGCATTGCACAAACCCTTGCAAGATCTATCAACACATCTTTAACCACCTTACTTACCATTATTGCGCTGAATCTTTTTGGAGGAGAGACTATTAAAGACTTTACAATGGCTTTGATCATTGGTATTGTAAGCGGAACCTATTCCTCAATTTTTATTGCAAGTCCATTGTGGTCTATATGGAGGAAAGATGCAAAAACCGCTTAA
- the secD gene encoding protein translocase subunit SecD, producing the protein MNYRTKSLLKIALILILAAFLAYTLLYGIKIGPYKQAPLSKSIKLGLDLQGGVYVLLEAEPKPGQELNEEKMNSAVEVIRRRVDQLGVAEPLITRQGNTRIRVELPGVKDSQKALEIIGKTASLRFVGPDGTVILTGDNVRDARAIYGQANEPMVSLKLDDTGAKKFAEATKKYFEQPIAILLDEEVISAPVVKAVITNGEAVIEGLESIDRAAELAALIRGGALPVDLVQREVRTVGPTLGADSLAKSVAAGKIGVVLVILFMILYYRLPGFIADIALMIYVMIVLTVFIAIGATLTLPGIAGFILSIGMAVDANVLIFERFKEELRNGKTLRSAIDAGFNRAMLTIFDSNITTIIAAVVLFYFGSGPIKGFAVTLIIGILTSMFTAIVVTRVLLSNIIASKLFVNKKLFSA; encoded by the coding sequence ATGAATTACAGGACAAAAAGCCTCTTAAAAATCGCACTCATTTTAATTTTAGCTGCTTTTTTGGCTTATACTTTATTGTACGGTATTAAAATCGGTCCTTACAAACAAGCACCTCTGTCAAAATCTATAAAACTTGGATTGGATTTACAGGGGGGAGTATACGTATTATTAGAAGCTGAACCAAAACCGGGACAGGAATTGAATGAAGAGAAAATGAACAGTGCAGTTGAGGTAATTAGAAGAAGGGTAGACCAGCTGGGCGTTGCAGAACCTCTTATTACAAGACAGGGAAATACTCGAATAAGGGTTGAATTACCGGGCGTAAAGGATTCTCAAAAAGCCCTTGAAATAATAGGTAAAACGGCTTCCTTGCGTTTTGTTGGACCCGATGGAACGGTGATTTTGACCGGAGATAATGTGAGAGATGCTCGAGCAATATACGGACAAGCAAATGAACCAATGGTAAGCCTTAAATTAGATGATACCGGTGCAAAAAAATTTGCGGAAGCTACTAAAAAATATTTTGAACAACCAATAGCTATATTACTTGACGAAGAAGTAATTTCTGCTCCCGTTGTAAAAGCGGTTATTACCAATGGAGAAGCAGTAATTGAAGGATTGGAGAGTATTGACAGAGCGGCAGAACTTGCAGCATTAATCAGAGGCGGTGCATTACCCGTTGACTTGGTGCAGAGAGAGGTAAGAACGGTAGGTCCTACGTTGGGTGCGGACTCTCTTGCAAAGAGTGTAGCTGCGGGGAAAATCGGCGTGGTTCTCGTTATTTTGTTTATGATTTTATATTATAGACTACCAGGATTTATTGCAGACATAGCTTTGATGATATATGTAATGATTGTATTAACAGTTTTTATAGCTATAGGAGCTACTTTAACCCTTCCTGGCATAGCAGGATTTATCCTTTCTATCGGTATGGCGGTAGATGCTAATGTTTTAATTTTTGAAAGATTTAAAGAAGAACTTAGAAATGGTAAAACTCTGCGTTCTGCTATAGATGCCGGTTTTAACAGGGCAATGCTTACGATTTTTGACTCAAATATTACTACGATTATTGCAGCAGTGGTACTATTTTACTTCGGTAGCGGTCCAATAAAAGGTTTTGCCGTTACATTGATAATCGGTATTTTAACCAGTATGTTTACCGCTATAGTAGTGACCAGGGTGCTTTTATCAAATATCATTGCATCCAAACTTTTTGTTAACAAAAAATTATTTAGCGCATAA
- the scfA gene encoding six-cysteine ranthipeptide SCIFF, whose protein sequence is MKHIIKIHKGDLCDHLEKKGCGECMASCQSACKTSCTVANQECENKEIK, encoded by the coding sequence ATGAAACATATAATCAAGATTCACAAAGGAGATTTATGTGATCATTTGGAGAAAAAAGGTTGCGGGGAATGCATGGCATCATGCCAATCAGCTTGCAAAACCTCCTGCACGGTGGCAAATCAGGAATGCGAAAATAAAGAGATTAAGTAA